The proteins below are encoded in one region of Methanobacterium sp.:
- a CDS encoding potassium channel family protein, translated as MKNMSELMVDLAYSALLFNSKDAAEEVKKLENKINRLNYQIKRESLLAARTVEDAEKLTALLEVGEATETIAGSAKDIADLVIKGIKPHPVFKMAMEESDEMIIRVKIFEGSELIDKSLGELLLATRTGMRVIAVRRNESWVYGPDKNTVLAADDTLIAKGNETGGSMLEKLAKGEIKLEDLEYEEFSED; from the coding sequence ATGAAGAACATGTCAGAATTAATGGTGGATTTAGCTTATTCAGCATTGCTTTTTAACAGTAAAGATGCCGCAGAAGAAGTAAAAAAACTTGAAAACAAAATTAACAGACTTAACTATCAAATCAAAAGAGAATCTCTCCTTGCTGCAAGAACAGTAGAGGACGCAGAAAAATTAACAGCTCTTCTTGAGGTTGGTGAAGCCACAGAAACAATAGCAGGTTCAGCTAAGGACATAGCAGACCTGGTTATAAAAGGTATAAAACCACATCCTGTATTTAAAATGGCTATGGAAGAGTCGGATGAGATGATTATAAGAGTAAAAATATTTGAGGGTTCAGAATTAATTGATAAATCTCTGGGAGAACTTTTACTTGCCACTCGAACCGGGATGAGAGTTATTGCAGTAAGGAGAAATGAATCATGGGTTTATGGTCCTGATAAGAATACTGTGCTTGCAGCCGATGATACTTTAATAGCCAAAGGAAACGAAACTGGTGGATCTATGCTTGAAAAGCTTGCAAAAGGCGAAATTAAGCTTGAAGATCTTGAATATGAAGAATTTAGTGAAGATTAA
- a CDS encoding Lrp/AsnC family transcriptional regulator, with protein MDRKMDDVDLAILRSLIKNSRITISQMSKEINVPDATISNRLKKLETNVIKRYTMIPDWQKVGLEITSIIIIQTESEKHESVKEGLSILEEVSEVYSVSGEYDILIKVWVQSIEELNQLINAKIRSVDGVEDLTEMIVMERVKEDIPTF; from the coding sequence TTGGATAGAAAAATGGACGATGTAGATCTGGCTATACTACGTTCCTTAATTAAAAATTCAAGAATTACAATATCTCAGATGTCAAAAGAGATAAACGTACCTGATGCCACAATATCTAACAGGCTTAAAAAATTAGAAACCAATGTAATAAAGCGTTATACTATGATACCAGACTGGCAGAAGGTTGGTCTGGAGATAACTTCAATAATAATAATCCAGACAGAGTCTGAAAAACACGAATCAGTTAAAGAAGGGCTTTCAATACTTGAAGAAGTATCAGAAGTGTACAGTGTGTCAGGAGAATATGATATTCTTATTAAAGTCTGGGTTCAGAGTATTGAAGAACTCAATCAACTGATAAATGCTAAAATTCGTTCAGTTGATGGTGTCGAGGATTTAACTGAAATGATTGTAATGGAACGC